In Brienomyrus brachyistius isolate T26 unplaced genomic scaffold, BBRACH_0.4 scaffold32, whole genome shotgun sequence, the sequence aaatactcATTGTAGTTGGGTGGGACCACTGtctatgattcaattgagttctTTCAAAGTAACTTTTTTGActgtggttggttgaaacaaaaccttggtctggattaatACTTTTTGGTCCTGAACATTCCACCTCTGACTGCAATGGATTACTTctgtgagtaacttccccaacactgttAACCAGATGGGTCCTGTTCAGTGGTTCAGTTTCCTAAAGACAACAGGTGAAGCAGAGCTGTCTGGGTCTACAGGAGCTGGAATTTAGGAATACTAGTGATATGCAATGAACAAACTACTTCTTTTATATTGGTCTTGGTCACTGATTAAACATAATAATACAATGACATTAAATAACGAATTTCTTTTGACTCATTCCCCATGAAAGCTACCTGGTAATTTGCATTCTTCAACATTTGGGAACTATTACATAAACTTCACCTCAGTGACTGTAGTTTGGAAATACCGTATCAGTAAACTGCATCAACAAATTAATCGGTCATGATGACAGCTAGCTAATGACCGATGTGGCAGAAGACACCAAGCACCTCCAATTGATCAGTTCACTCTGACTGAGTGACAATGTCAGTCTTAGTACACTCAATtaaattcagttcagttcattttaatatttatttgtatttcacATTTTAACGTTACTTttgtcaaagcactttacattatccctgcccaaagcccccagtgagcaagccagaggggacagtggcaaggaaaaactcccaggaaggaagaaaccttgggaggaacaagATACAAAGGAGGAACCCATCCTCTAGGGGCCGGTAGAGGAAGTAAAAATAAGAAGAAGACAAAATCCTAATACACAGTCAAAAATTTTACATTTAAGTCTTGGTTAGAGTGACACCACTGACAGTTTACTTCATCCAAAACCAATGGCactgatccccacccagctctgcacTTCACACTCTAGGCCTAACTGGGGGTAAGCAGTTAGCAAAAGCTAGAAGTACAACTAGAGTGCCAATAAGCTAGACTAaccaaatgtgatttttttgtctagacttgaatgttgagagtgagcctgaatctCGCAAATCTGCTGGAAGACTatcccacagctgaggagcgctataagagaaagctctgcagcctgctgtaGTTCTTTCTACTCTAGGTTCTAATAGATCTCCTGCTCCTTGAGATCGAAGCAGGTGGGGAGGGGTTGTAAGAAACCAGTAGATCTCTAAGATATTTtgctgcaaggccattcagtgctttataagttgatagtattattttgtaattaatccgagacttaactggaagccagtgcagggagcaTAAAACAGCTAACATCATCAGtttcattttagtttttctaagtcctctggctgctgcattttgtaacAGCTGACGATCACTTGAGGATCCTGATGGACAACCAGAAGGGAAGGCATTACAATTGTCCAGTCTTGaagttataaaggcatgtattaatttttctGCCTCATGAAAGGagggaccccccgtgacccagtaggataagcggtttggaaaatggatggatggatgaaaggagGGCATCTTccaaagcttggctatgttccataGATGGTAGAACACAGTTCTAATGAtatttcttatgtgagcatcgaaACATAGATCTAAATCAACCAGgacaccaagatctctgaccacaATGTTAGGCTGAGTAGGAAGACCGCTAAGGCTTAGGTTGCAAAACTTATTTTGAGCAGCCTCAGGGCCAAGTAGCAGTACTTGTTTTCTCTgtgtttaatttaaaatttttgcCATCCAACACCAGATGTCTAGTAGATAGTCTTCTAACGCAAAGAGCTGGGATGTGTCATCTGGTTTAACAGATATGTATTACTGTGTATCTGTGTACACCAACTGATATAACGAACCACCACACCCCTACTGATCTGaagcttgtgttttattttggttATGTGGCTAAACTTGTTGCAATATTATGGcattattctttttttaaactgtaGCCTGTCGTTGTATTTGAATTGAAGGAATTAACGATTGTAAGATTAAAGAATCGGGGTGTGTAAGAGTGCACTGAGGTCAGGTTATATTTTTGCATCCCCTTTCTTTTGCAATCCCGTGTAGTTCCTAAATACTTAACATTACTGCAAGAGTTCATCTGCAAAGCTATGAAGACAACTATTATcacatactgtacatgagaCAACAACAATGGCTCCACTCCTTATACAGCCTGACCCGCCTGATAGCATATGATAGTTATCCCAAACTTTATATGGATTAACTACAACATAGTTAAATAATACGGTACTTAGGTTAACCTGGTTAAAAAAAGTTTTGCCTCTGATGTCCTAATAAATATTTGGAAAAACCTGAAAAGATCAGggaacattgtgtgtgtgtgtgtgtgtgtgtgtgtgtgtgtgtgtgtgagcgggtatatctATCCTTATgaagacacaatgtccccataacgtgataaatatatgttttttttccccttatggggaccagtaagagaaaactctattttataaataccagtgactgctatgaaaaaataaaaaatgcaaaaacacttatattttgcttggttacttatggttatggttatggttatggctgggtgagggttaaggttgtcatagttagcgttagcatttttcctatagaagtgaatgagcgagcCCAGAAGGacaggtataccctacgtgtgtagagagagaaagagagagagagagagaaactgcaCTTGGCGAGAATCAAAATGAGATAGTTGAACAGTAGCCCTGCAGTAATGTTACCCTATGCCATGGCCCCACCATTCAAAAGGGAATTTAACCTACAGCAGATTCAAGTTGTGAGCTATAGTAAAATATCCTGAGTTTCAGTTCAATAGCCCCAGAATAAAATCACTAAAAAGAATTATTTTACATATGAAAAGGAAACTATATGGAGTTAGCAGATGTGTTTTTCTGCTACAACAGTGTTCTGGCTTTCATTGTAATGTTTTTGATGTAAATGAAAGGTGAAGAGTTTGATCATTTTGAAGAAGGGCTTGACAATCGTTCTTCACATTTACGGGCCACAGGAGATCTCTACAATGACACAATTATTATGTTGCTTAACCTGTAACCAAAAACATTGCACAATCATCAGATAATTGTAGTATTTCTAACACTGCGTTGTAAATACAAAACTGTATTTAATTCAGTCTTGTTACGAAAATAGATGCACAGATGCTATTTTTAACTttcttttatgtatttttttattggcaacacagaataaataaaacaaaatttatGAATGTGAGTGGCATAATAAAGAAAAGTTCccaataaaactgaaaatactAGGTGCCCAATGAAGAGTTtatgattaagggattcatcaATTTATAAACTGGCCCTGTTCTGTTTTCTTCTGCACAGAACAACTGCATCCATGTAAAAGGGACTTTGGCATCCATCCACAGTTTTGAAGAGTACCAGTTTGTGCAGAAAGTCACAGGCAGCCATTTTCCTCGCGCCTGGATTGGTGCATTTGATGCTGTAAAGGTAAACTGATTGGCATTATATAATACAACttgatgtgagtgaatggtgtgtgagtgtgccctgcaatgggctggccccgcatcctgggttgttccctgcctcgtgcccattgcttccgggataggctccgtccccctcgcgacccagtaggataagcggtttggaaaatttatggatggatggatggatggatgaatacaaCTCGAAACAGAACGTAAAtactgtaatattacaccatttTGTTTTAAGTTACTCTAGCTGGTGTGTGCTGATGTGACGGTTCACACCTACTGGGTCGAATCCCATCTCTGCTctatgtgtgcagtttgcatgttcttctctTATGGATTTCCTACAGATATTCAAACGGATGTTGGTCAGACAACttgtaaaattaatttaatgGTAAAAGTAATCTGTCTAGGttaatttctaaaaaaaataTGGCCCGGAGGTTCATGTGGATAGAGAGAATATCTTAACCAGCATAACCCCGGTGCTGATAATGGTCAGAATACAAAATGaaatgggaaagaaaaaaactaaattatgctttatttacTATGTGCACAAGTATAAATATCGGTACACTAGAGTACTGACTTTTGCATATCCCTGCCTTTGAGACATACACACGTGAATGAACTAATGGATTATTCaatcaattaatcaattaattaagagaaatacataaatataaattacataaaactgAGCACAGACTAAAGGAAGCAGCAAAATGAATAGTAGCATTAAGTTAAGCAGCACAAGAATTCAGCAGCAGCATAAAAGTGCTTTTAGTGCAGATTATTAAAGGCCTTGTTCCAGTGTATGTGGTCTTAAACATGTGCACACAGTTACTTTTCACTGTTCTGGAAGAGGGGTTTGATGGCGGCCACAGCCCTTGGATAAAAAATGTTCGTCAGTCGGTTTGTTTGGCTTTTAATTGCCAGATGGCTGTGCTTTAAAGAGGGGGTATGAGACTTGTCCTTGACCATGTTGTTTAACTTCACAAGCTTTCCATAGATGGGTATCTAAGTGAGAGCAAGGTTTGGGGTTGATGCACAGTGTCAgccatttatcttttttttggggggtggggggggggggggccttgctCACGAGCCCAGTGGATGTGTGACTATTTTGCCAAGGAcatgattcaaaccagcaaacttCCAGTTATAGGTACAGGGGCCTAATGATATTGCAACATTACACGTAATGTAGAGATCCTACAGTAACATGCTTATTTAATGGGATATAAAATGTTTTCAATTAAACGTACTCATGGAATGACTCTCAAAGAATGACCTCTATCCCCTAATCTTTCAACTTCTACAGGAAGGAACCTGGCTCTGGATTGATGGGACTCCTTTTGACTTTACCAAATGGAACCCCGGAGAACCGAATAACCATAGAGATGAAGACTGTGCAGAGATTAACTATGGAGGTAATATCCAATGCAGAACCAAATGAGCCTAAAATGTTTCTTGTAGGATTTCTGTATAAAAAGGTAACATTTATATTGGATCTTCAATGGACTTTCTGTTAATTTTGATTTTCTGTAAGGGTGTTAAAAACCTATAACCACACATTTTTTAATAGAATAGTAAACGGTTCACTccttgtgtgtgtatggtgtttgtgtgtctccTTGGACTGTGCAGATTAGCTCTGGGTAAGAAATAGGGCTGGATGTTGTGCAATATTAATATCGACATTGCATATTATGTACATGCAAGGATTGAAATAGTTAGTCGGCTTGAGATAAGACTTTTCTAAATTTTCATATCATCAGCAAAGGCGTCGGAaaatggggggctgggggcagtgACCCCAATGTCTGCAGCTCCCCCccggcaaaaaaaataaataaaaaaagtatatcTATGCCATACACAGTCTGCACCATGTCCTCCCTAATGTTACATGAAAGGATATTTATTTTGGGCTGAACATTAGAAAAATATCACATTGTGTTATTTTTGGATTTAGTGATGGCCAAATCATTTtaccaaataattttaccacattgtgataaaaatttgcaaattcatttaaatgtgtgtgtgtgtttctgtgtgtgttcgTGCGCTTGTGTGCATCCATGCCCACTCTGTCATGGGACCTGTGCTACCTAGGACAGGCCCCAGATCCCTGTCAAGTctaaccaggataagcagttagaggACATATTTCACTGTTTTCGTGTTATTTTAAATGTACTGATACATCAATGTTATGTTAAACATTAATGTACTGATACATCAATGTTATGTTAACAGTTAATGTACTGATACATCGATCAGTATTAAccattaattgttttttttttatgtagctGAAAAGGGATGGAACGACCTACGGTGTACGACACTGTTACCTTCTGTCTGTGCCAAACTGCGTTAGTTTCCTCACTGTCCAGACAGTGCCTGCAagatcattgttttttttcccttattgtCTTAGCAATGAGTAACAGTTTCTCACAAAATATTCTTTGCATATTCTTTACACTGTATACCTGTGTAAACCTTTAGTTATAATAAATGCTTCTGCTATAGCATCAAATTATCTGAAGTAAATGTGTTATTGCCAAAAACCACAGTGGAGTTAAGTAGTTTTTAACAATTAGCTCACCAAGTACCTAGAGCAGGGATTCTAGGCCTTTACAGCCACACAGCCTGGCTATTTCGTGTTATATTATCTGGACTCAGAGAATATACATGGGTCTGGGATCGGTCCGCTGCCACCACCACAGCACTGTGCCTATTAAACCAGCAACTCAAAAACATGTGATTGATCTTTTTCAGATTTTGCATTCTACAGTATAGGTGATtagctggatttttttttcagttagagAGAGATCATCCCAAAAGTGAAGCAACACTATTTAATGacaggaaagggaagggtgaaagCAGACAGCATTTGATGTGGTGAATGTGATTACTGCAGCATGAAAAACATGATGGTCTATGTCTGATTTGATTTTCTGACTAATTGCTCCAAATATAAAGGAGCAGTGGAGTGTGACAGCAAGGAAGGAAACAGCGGCTGTAAAAGACACTTAGTATTGTCAACACAgtaaatttaaaagaattttaTGGATCCTTGTCTAACTTTGCAGCGACATTAATGGGATGACAAGCTGCAAGTGATAACATTTTGAGTCAGGTCGCGCCAAAACTGAAGAACTGCATAGTTATAGCAAAAACAAGGgtagtttcacacttttgattATTTTAGcacgataactcaaaaagtatttgacagaTCTTTTTCAGCCTTTGCCAACATTTTTTAAGGGTGAAGATCAGGACCTGATCAAATTCTGAGACAAATcacaccaaaactgaagcagcacTGCACAGTGATAACAAAGAGGAGGCAGGCGCAGACACTTGATCTTGTCAGCATGATAACTGAAAAATGCTTTGTCCGATCTTTTCCAAGCTGCAGCCACATTGTATAGGTGAAGATCTGGACCTGTTcgaattttgagacaaatcacaACAAACTTGATGCAGCAGTACTGAGTGACAGCAAAAAGAAAGATGAGATGATTAGAGGTTTCTCCTTGTGAAACAGATAATTCTATTTGCAATTTTTACTGTATTAACTATATTTGATCTTTGATGGACCATGTCCTGCTTTTGCTGAGTTCAATGTGTCCCTAggtcaacaagggaggggcttgaatttcacttttttaaccaatcactcttcattgtatgacatcaccGCATAAATTATAAGCAGTGTTCTCTCTTAAACAGAAAGACACACAGATTTCCAAAGTACATGCTTTGTTGTGCATGCCTTTAGTGAAGATAAACATAGACAAAACACAGGAATTTGTTTGCCTGCAAAGACTGTATGGGGCAATGTAAGGGTGCATcttcatttattaataataatagtaataataataataataataataataatgaatgagcgtttttttttttttgataaacacagaggcttagcctgctgaggcACAGACACTGCCAGCCTCAGGGACAGtttgaaaatgagaaaaaaacagacaaatgtGGTAATGTCACACcatgaagactgtgattggcTAAAGACTCAAACATAAGCCCCTCCTTGTGATTTTACTGCCACAAAACCATTATATGGGTGAATATCCATACCTGAAAACAGACCTCAAATTTACTCAGAATTGAAGCTATGGATTCTATAATTCAATTGTGCTATGGATTCTATAATTTATTAGACTCTCAAAAGGGTTCTTTGTCGATAAACCGTATGGTTCTATATAGAGCCTTTAAAAGATTCAATTTCCCAAACATTTTATTGCCCTGGTTAGCCACAGTTTTAATAATATGTAATGATTACTAAAAAATCTTAACAATAATTAATTGAATAATTAtctgataaataataataaaatgtaccattatccattttccaaactgcttatcctactggatcacggagggtctggagtctatctcagaagcaatgggcacgaggcagggaacaacccaggatggggggccagcccatcgcagggcacactcacacaccattcactcacacatgcattctacgggcaatttagcaagtctaattagcctcagcatgtttttggactgtgggtggaaaccggagtacccagaggaaaccccacgatgacatggggagaacatgcaaactccgcacacatgtgacccagccggagacttgaacctgggtcccagaggtgtgcggCAACagtcctaaccactgcactaccatgcctcCCCCACGTACTATTATATGAAGTTATTttaactactactactaataaatataaaataacctgtAATATGTTAAACTTCAATAATATACATTAAGCCATGCCTGTTAACACTGGGCTTAGAAAATAAAGGGCATTTCCCGGGGTACCACCCCTGGTTAATTTAACCTTTGCACACTGATCAGTTTGTCAAAGATCATTTTTCATACCTCACCCATATAAAGTTATAAATCTGTGTATCATCCAATATTATTTTACTTGCTATGGGTCTATTGACTTACACAAGCCAGGCATTTATATTAATAACATCAAATGAGCTCTTAGGCTTAATGTTACATTTAATTATTAGCGAAAACTATTCCCAAACCCTTATGATAGCCTACATTATGACCTCATATCCTATAggtttaaaacaattaaaaatagaaGACAACATTTCCAGGTTATACTCACAAATGTTCCATCCTGCAACAAAAGGTTTAAGATTTGAATTCAGACAAATTGATGTAAAATTTGTAGTCATATAGCCTGCAGTCCCCATGTTGAAAATGGGATATTcgttgctttctgtcatttgacGGTATTTGTATCATTTACTAAACATTTGAAATGAAATGCAATGTTAGATAAATTTGTCTATTTGTATCTTGGAGAGCTTTCTAGTTACGGTCCCTAGCTAACATTAAGTGCTTTCACATCAAAGTTCAAGGGTTATGGTTTATGGGGCCATTCCACCGAATCAGTGCGATTTCTGTCCCCAGGACattatgtgtataaatatgcatgAAAAGTAGCTTTATAATACATGTTATTATTGAGGAAAGTGTCGTCCACAATGTCCTCATTGCAAATTTAACAGGCATAATGTAAAACATCAATGATAACACCCTTCATAAGGGGTCCAATTTGATATCCATCGGCAACTACATCACTGTGACAACTGTAAATGTTTGTCAGGTTCCACAAACATGTGGGACAAGTCCTGAGGGGTATTTTTCGCAAGTGGATTACTCTTTTAGCTGGATGTAATTGTTGATGATTTGGCATGATCCTGGATCTGTCGGTTTTTCGAAACTCTTGCTGGATGAGTTGTCATAGCAGCAGATCCAAATCCTCAAAATTGCTCAGAGCAGGTTTGTTATACGTAAACAAGGATTAGCTCACACACTTAATCATGGTCCGTGCATGGAAATCTGTTTAGTCCTGGCCTCGCCATTCATGGATGAGCGACCAATTGCAattggggcacaaataataataagcaaATTTCAAATTGAGAGAGTTTTGCGCGATCAGCAAAATCCTTTATTGTTGCCGAATGATATTCTTTTTGAAAAATACCACTTCAGCCGAGATGGAATATTATATCTTAAAGATTCATTAGCTCCATATACAGTAGTAGAAGTCCAACTAGGCGAAGTCAGGCCCTCATAGCCACACAGGCAGTGTGCACTACTTTAaatttttactttaatttgTCAGACACTTTTTACCAGCCATCTTTTCTAGTTTGGGCCGCTTTTGATGCATTTCCTTTAGTACATATTAAATCTTTCATCACACCCCTGTAATAAAGAACTTGGTTCCTGGTTACAAGTTCCTGGGCTGTCTTGACTTGGAGCTTGAGTAGCTCCTGGCTACTTTCATGTGTCAATTTCATACtgggacctttatgctaaattcACTACATGCacttgtcacgcccagctcgtacgatcctcgtgtgtgccacgccctcctgattatccacgtgtgcttccctgattgtacccagctgtactctgttgtctatttcagtccccatcttgcctcagttcattgtctgtcattgatgttagtcgatgtctggtgtttcctgctcccagttcctgattgaaccattttttttcccccgatcctgcctgcctgcttttctgcccgtctgcctgcccgtGAGCATTATCCACGCTCACTGATCGTGATAGCACTGACATGTAGTTTCATAAAAATATCACTTGGCTGAGGCCCGGACATCCATTGCTGTCGCCcatcaaaacatttattttaaaaaatacagaactGAATCAAAATTAtttctaaacaaaaaaaaaactttcaaacTCTTATTCTTAGTTTGAATACATTATTGTGTTTCTAGAAGTTCAACATCAAAGCTTGAAATTTTATTTTCAATTCTTTTTTCAGATTGACAAAACTATTGGCCCTCATTTAGCTCCATAGAAAAGTTTGTATGTGATACTCTTATTactatacatttgtatgtagaaCAGGGGTGTGAAACTCATTTCAGTGAATGGGCTACAATGGAACATGCCCAAACTTGTGTGGGCCACATGAAAATGATGTTTCCTAGATTAGTAATACATTATTAATACTCttagtatttatttaatttgttttaatttgctaaactgccttttgaattttttgTTTCAATAGTAGAGGTTTCTTTTCTCCCTGtagaggtgtgttaaatgaacaATTGAATTGATTATAAATCATGTACCATCAGATGAAGAGACTGCAATACTCTATGAAACTTCCGAAATTCATAGAAGTAATCAACGGTTTTcccaaatattaaataaataaatattaaatattaaccaAAATATTACAGAGAAGTCTGGGCCGCCATTATTAAAGgtactaaacatttttgtacttgccagttttcaacatttagtgcaattttctgacatttagctagaagtcaatggtgttgtggatcatcaggtttttttgctgtgtagattatggtcaaaattatttaatataaatgttacatataaaatttaaatgtaaatataaatgtttgctataaatgttaacatatctaaatgttaagtgtaaaacttaaatgtcaaatataaatgttaaatgtagactctaaatgttgagaatgtATGCAAATTAGCCATGCCCATCTGCGTAGAAATGGGCGGTACTGACGAGAGCGCGCTAAGTGGTTGCAGGTTAGGGTCAGTGTTGCCAACTTAGCAACTTTGTCGCTAGATTTAGCGACTTTTCAGACCCCCTTGATgactttgtttttaaaaaaagcgcCTAGCGACAAATCTAGCGACTTTTGGACAAACCTTGGCAACAAATGTCGCCAGTACTGTCCTGTAAGCGCGAGGTCTTGCTTTCCCGGTACAGTTACTCATCTTCCTGTCTCTGCCCTGATCAGTGAGCGCTAGCTCCGGCTGAAAGGAGCAGCATATTACCGTGACTGCACGGCAGCTGAcatagatgtgaatgagctGCGCATGTGCAAACGGTGTTGCCATGGACCAATCACTTACCTGCTTCTCCTTTGCTTGAAATAAAACTATTTAATTTGAccgttttttcttattttttcttatttatttattcttcttatttcattgcagaggaTGTAACTGCTGGTTAATAAGTTCCGTTGTGTTGTCTAACAGAAAATATGTAACGTAATTGATTTATATTGATTTTTAACAGTTCTATATTGGATACGTGAGGTAAGATTAGGGAAAACACGCAGAATGCAAACACAACGTAATTACGTcatcaatatgcaaatatgcgcATTACGTCATCTAGCGACATTTGGCGACTTTTCGAGCAGACTTTAGCTACTTTCCATTGAAAATAGTTGGCAACACTGGTTAGGGCTGATGCAGGACAACATGGCGAGTTCTGCTCACTTGGAGACCATAGAACGCGCAGTTTTGGCAGGTGTTCGAGCTGCCttacatggtattgctacacggccgggagcaacatcatgtacaccttccactgtgacatcgggaAGTTATGAATGTATTTTGGGGCAGGAGGGGAATCAGCAGTATCGTATAAATTGGCCTTAAATATTTCCCACCATACTTTCGTTGGTGGCAGCAGTTCGTaagatgctgctgctgctgaacgTTTTGTTCGGAAATGGCAAAAAATCGCTTTCAAAACGGCAGTTCCAATCGCAGAAACTATGAGGACCATAATGCATTACGGTTATCTGTCACTGCTAAGCGTCGCTCGTTCGCATATTGGTCAATACTGACACGCGAACGTGCGATCTTTCATGTAATGTGTTTAGCCGCTAGGCTACTACCACCCCGTTAGAAGTTAAATTAATGAGGAGAAGGTatgtttaataaaataataaattcttAACAAATCAAACCCTTGATCTTATCTTTTCAATAGTGAAAGTATGCTTATAAAAGGACAATTGTTTATTATTTGGAATGAATTAATGCACATTGTAGTTAATATTTAAGGGGCCCTCTTTCATTTCAGGTTTCAATACCGGCAGTGCCCTAATGCACATGCAGCATTAATGCCCCCTACATCACTGAGATCAGTAAGTTCTGACTTTAGTCACAGCTAACAGATATAGCTAGCAACATCAGTCTACAGAGTATTTTTGTAAAAATGGAATGAATACATataggtgtcatgcccggctcgtccgctcctcgtgtgtgccacgccccctgattacccacgtgtgcttccctgatcgtctccagctttgtcctattcctttgattagtcttgttgtatttaagtcctggtctgacctatttcccctgtccgtcattgtggttatggtgtggttaagtgtctcctgctccctagcCCTCAATAAACCCGTCGTTTGCCCCGATTTCCGCTTGCCTTGCCTGTTCCTGACccgcctacccgcacgatcgcactGCTGCCCGCTATGGTTGTGACAAtaggtatacatatagtttttttgtttatttgtgagTATGGTAGCTTCCTTTTGGTTAGACAATATAATTTTTCATTTGCACATGAAGA encodes:
- the LOC125721126 gene encoding lactose-binding lectin l-2-like isoform X2 is translated as MGLLTISTILYTIFSFSGAFWVPGVLQNETKTLEPSKGFSSGLNIPTANCPGGWHQYNSRCFYFEGHPKSWVDAQNNCIHVKGTLASIHSFEEYQFVQKVTGSHFPRAWIGAFDAVKEGTWLWIDGTPFDFTKWNPGEPNNHRDEDCAEINYGAEKGWNDLRCTTLLPSVCAKLR